One genomic window of Dermacentor andersoni chromosome 8, qqDerAnde1_hic_scaffold, whole genome shotgun sequence includes the following:
- the LOC129384392 gene encoding uncharacterized protein yields the protein MSEMRADSAARRVDFFDSWLPALTDNETLEEYTLPLSAWNQQLWKRFFDTLPTRRVTRKITIEITQDDYHSMPTVYGVLEETPGLGCLVFFKRLNPLSSSDTMWNEPSQCHAWLFHNTREVFSGILRQLPLLSHVTCAQFRISADLLDQATSATISSYRLCLAYFSLETGADNAVGFWSEVVESLAANTSLTTVALKPRYITESAIQSLANVLKSSRNIHTVQIDFEESADADAFVRALSAGLAETYVLLGIILSGYCDSRVPREWFAVRDTARRNSCLVALAAEFGSGHRRDRYCAGALERVHSHSALLGQVAQLSSVGYVDAAAMVREALESIQCIHAFMRLAGVVKERVRCRPGTEAGGAQLDGLDDHCWRLVRRYLRLDDVVESAPLPSSS from the exons ATGTCAGAAATGCGAGCGGATTCCGCAGCCCGGCGGGTAGACTTCTTCGACAGTTGGCTGCCGGCGCTCACCGATAACGAAACGTTGGAGGAATACACGCTGCCCCTGAGCGCCTGGAATCAGCAGCTGTGGAAGCGGTTCTTCGATACGCTACCGACGAGGAGGGTCACGAGAAAAATCACGATCGAGATCACCCAGGACGACTACCATTCCATGCCTACGGTGTACGGAGTCCTCGAAGAAACGCCGGGACTGGGATGCTTGGTCTTCTTCAAGCGCCTGAACCCGCTGAGCAGCTCCGACACGATGTGGAACGAGCCATCTCAGTGTCACGCGTGGTTGTTCCACAATACTCGAGAAGTCTTCTCGGGCATTCTGCGGCAGCTGCCGTTGCTCAGTCACGTGACCTGCGCGCAGTTCCGCATATCCGCCGACCTCCTCGATCAAGCCACGTCCGCGACCATATCGTCCTAC aggctCTGTCTCGCCTACTTCTCCCTCGAAACCGGCGCTGACAATGCGGTGGGTTTTTGGAGCGAAGTTGTCGAGTCGCTCGCCGCTAATACGAGCTTGACGACGGTGGCGTTGAAGCCCAGGTACATTACGGAAAGCGCCATTCAGAGCCTGGCGAACGTGCTCAAGTCGAGCCGCAACATCCACACGGTGCAGATAGACTTCGAGGAAAGCGCGGACGCTGACGCCTTCGTGCGAGCTTTGTCTGCCGGACTGGCGGAAACGTACGTGCTGCTCGGCATCATCTTGAGCGGCTACTGCGACAGCCGAGTTCCGAGAGAGTGGTTCGCCGTGCGGGACACTGCTCGCCGGAACTCCTGCTTGGTGGCGCTAGCTGCCGAATTCGGGAGCGGTCATCGACGCGACAG GTACTGCGCCGGAGCCCTGGAACGCGTGCACAGCCACTCCGCTCTACTCGGACAGGTCGCCCAGCTGTCGTCCGTCGGCTACGTCGACGCAGCCGCCATGGTGCGCGAGGCCCTCGAGAGCATCCAGTGCATCCACGCGTTCATGAGGCTCGCCGGTGTGGTCAAGGAGCGGGTGCGGTGCCGCCCCGGCACGGAAGCCGGCGGCGCGCAGCTGGACGGCCTCGACGACCACTGCTGGAGGCTCGTGAGGCGATACCTGAGGCTAGACGACGTCGTGGAGTCTGCGCCGTTGCCGTCGAGTTCGTAG